Sequence from the Clostridium saccharobutylicum DSM 13864 genome:
AATCAGAAAAGAAATTAGAGGCTATATCAGAAGTAACGGAAGAAGAAAAGCAAAAGATGAAAGAATTAATGGTTAATTGTCCAATAAAAGTTGTTCCAGCAGATACAAATTTTATATTTTACATACAGATAAATCTATTTTATAAAGAATCAGTTGTAAAAGTAAGAATTGCAAATTATCATACTAATATTGTTCTTATTGAAAAGGATGGAGAAATACTTTATCAAAAAGAAGCAGAAGTATGTAAGGAAGAAGGACTTAGCGATAAAAAATTATTAAATATAGAAGATATTATTGATTTTGCAAATTCTGTAGATATTGAAGATATAAAAGATGTTATAGGAAAACAAATTGAATATAACTCAAGAATTGCAGAAGAGGGATTGAAAAATAATTATGGTGCTAATATAGGAAGCGTTTTAATTTCAACATATGGTGAAGATATTAAAACAAGAGCAAAAGCTAAAGCAGCAGCAGGATCAGACGCTAGAATGAATGGATGTGAATTACCAGTTATTATTCTTTCTGGTAGTGGAAATCAAGGAATGACAGCTTCGCTTCCGGTTATTGAATATGCTAAAGAATTAAATGTATCAAAAGAGAAGCTTTATAGAGCTGTAGCTCTTTCAGATTTAGTTACAATACATCAAAAGACTGGAATAGGAAGACTTTCTGCATATTGTGGTGCTATTAGTGCAGGTGCTGGAAGTGGAGCTGGAATAGCGTATCTTCATGGTGGAGGATACAAAGAGATTTCACATACAATTGTTAATGCATTATCTATAGTTTCAGGAATTGTTTGCGATGGAGCAAAAGCATCTTGTGCAGCTAAAATTGCAGCAGGAGTAGATGCAGGAATTTTAGGATATAACATGTATAAAAACGGGCAACAATTTAAAGATGGTGATGGTATTGTCAAAAAAGGTGTTGAAGCTACTATATGCAATGTAGGGAAACTTGCAAGAGAAGGAATGAGGGAAACTGATAAGGAAATTATAAAAATTATGATAGACTAATAAAAGGATAAGGCACATAAAAGAAAATAATCATGATGGATAGATATGTTATTTTCTGGGACTCTAGATAATTTTGTGTTATTAGTATATTTGTTATTTAAATATTACTGGAAATTTTATGGTCCAGTAATATTTTTTTATTTTTAGTAAATGTTAAAAATATGTTTTATATCCATTTATAGTATTAGTGAAAAATCAGATATTATACATAAAGTTTAGCAAAAAGTACAAGCTATTAAGCTAATTCATCATTTAATTGTTCTTCAAATACTATTGATAATTCTGCTAAAGTACGACCCCAATTTGGTGTTGGTTGAGTCCACTTTTCTATAATTTCCATAGTAGCTAGATAAACACATTTACTTAAAGATTCATCGGTTGGAAATACAGTTCTTGATTTAGTATACTTACGTATTTGTCTGTTAA
This genomic interval carries:
- a CDS encoding serine dehydratase subunit alpha family protein, whose amino-acid sequence is MEKSDLRYKNYVQILKEELVPAMGCTEPIAVAYASAKAREVLGKMPEKVVVEVSGNIIKNVKSVIVPNTNNLKGIEAAAAAGIVAGKSEKKLEAISEVTEEEKQKMKELMVNCPIKVVPADTNFIFYIQINLFYKESVVKVRIANYHTNIVLIEKDGEILYQKEAEVCKEEGLSDKKLLNIEDIIDFANSVDIEDIKDVIGKQIEYNSRIAEEGLKNNYGANIGSVLISTYGEDIKTRAKAKAAAGSDARMNGCELPVIILSGSGNQGMTASLPVIEYAKELNVSKEKLYRAVALSDLVTIHQKTGIGRLSAYCGAISAGAGSGAGIAYLHGGGYKEISHTIVNALSIVSGIVCDGAKASCAAKIAAGVDAGILGYNMYKNGQQFKDGDGIVKKGVEATICNVGKLAREGMRETDKEIIKIMID